The following proteins come from a genomic window of Pelmatolapia mariae isolate MD_Pm_ZW linkage group LG17, Pm_UMD_F_2, whole genome shotgun sequence:
- the serpinc1 gene encoding antithrombin-III: MRFADCLLVLVFLPFLSVAIAIDICSAKPKDLSLEPYCVYRSPEAELSEGPALEPEAVPNFTNPRVWELSKANGRFALSLYKQLALGRSPESNIFMSPISVSTAFAMTKLGACNETLKQIMKVFQFDTIKEKTSDQVHFFFAKLNCRLYRKKDETTELISANRLFGDKSLTFNETYQNISETVYGAKLLPLNFKENPESARVTINNWISNKTENRIQDTLPAGSLDRTTVLVLVNTIYFKGQWKNKFDKDQVFIADFHVSESRTCSVNMMYQQTKFRYKYFPDDHVQLLEMPYRGDDITMVIILPSRETTLSQVEESLDLAKLNSWLDQMKETTVSVEVPRFKVEHSFSLKEKLKEMGLTDLFSSDKASLPGMLEDSNFGLYISDAFHKAFLEVNEEGSEAAAATAVVAVGRSFNPYREVFTADRPFLLLIRETTINTLLFTGRVADPCNE, from the exons ATGAGGTTTGCCGATTGCCTGTTGGTTCTGGTGTTCCTGCCATTCCTCTCTGTTGCCATCGCTATAGACATCTGCTCTGCCAAACCCAAAGACCTCTCTCTGGAGCCATACTGTGTCTATCGCAGCCCTGAAGCTGAGCTCTCTGAGGGCCCAGCGCTGGAGCCTGAGGCAGTCCCTAATTTCACCAATCCCCGAGTATGGGAACTGTCAAAGGCCAATGGACGCTTTGCTCTGTCACTGTACAAACAGCTGGCTCTTGGTAGGAGCCCCGAGTCTAACATCTTCATGTCCCCCATCAGCGTCTCCACCGCATTCGCCATGACCAAACTCGGAGCTTGCAATGAAACGCTGAAGCAGATCATGAAG GTATTCCAGTTTGATACCATCAAAGAAAAGACATCGGATCAGGTCCATTTCTTCTTTGCCAAACTCAACTGCCGTCTGTACAGAAAGAAGGATGAAACCACTGAACTAATATCTGCCAACCGACTGTTTGGAGACAAATCATTAACCTTCAACGAGACATACCAGAACATTAGCGAGACAGTGTATGGAGCCAAACTGCTGCCTCTCAACTTCAAG GAGAACCCAGAGAGCGCCCGGGTCACCATCAATAACTGGATTTCCAACAAGACAGAGAACCGAATACAGGACACGCTGCCAGCTGGGTCACTGGATCGCACCACAGTCCTGGTGCTTGTGAACACCATCTACTTTAAG GGTCAGTGGAAGAACAAGTTTGATAAAGACCAGGTGTTCATCGCAGACTTCCATGTCAGTGAGAGTCGCACCTGCTCCGTCAACATGATGTACCAGCAGACCAAGTTCAGGTACAAGTATTTCCCTGATGACCATGTGCAGCTGCTGGAGATGCCATATCGTGGAGACGACATCACCATGGTGATCATCCTGCCAAGCAGAGAAACAACACTCAGTCAG GTGGAGGAGAGTCTGGACCTGGCAAAACTGAACAGTTGGTTGGATCAGATGAAGGAAACAACTGTATCTGTTGAGGTCCCTCGCTTTAAGGTGGAGCACAGCTTCAGCTTGAAGGAGAAGCTTAAGGAAATGGGATTGACTGACCTATTCAGCTCTGACAAGGCCAGCCTGCCAG ggaTGCTGGAGGATAGCAACTTTGGCCTCTACATCTCAGATGCCTTCCATAAAGCTTTCCTGGAG GTGAATGAGGAGGGCAGTGAGGCGGCAGCAGCCACCGCTGTGGTGGCCGTTGGACGCTCCTTCAATCCGTACAGGGAGGTTTTTACAGCCGACCGGCCGTTTCTGCTGCTCATCAGAGAGACCACCATCAACACACTGCTATTCACTGGCCGTGTGGCTGATCCCTGCAACGAATAA